In Paenarthrobacter sp. GOM3, a single window of DNA contains:
- a CDS encoding TetR/AcrR family transcriptional regulator → MGMTPAATKAKPPTPRERARAQTIADIIRLGREHLALHGAAALSLRAVARDLGVVSSAVYRYVENRDELLTLLLIDAYNELGDHVDAAVAAVPGSDFAGQFRALGNAVRSWALREPASYALLFGSPVPGYQAPGERTTVPGTRVIVRLVGIFDAAFRAGAMRADVSPAVVVPPALAKDLAAIRDEMNLAAPDPSLARGVLAWTSVFGAVSFEVFGQYGADTFAARDELFEHQLSVLQGVVGL, encoded by the coding sequence ATGGGCATGACTCCAGCTGCAACCAAGGCCAAACCCCCCACGCCCAGGGAGCGGGCCCGCGCGCAAACCATCGCGGACATCATCCGGCTCGGCCGTGAGCACCTGGCCCTCCACGGCGCGGCAGCACTGTCCCTCCGCGCGGTGGCCAGGGACCTCGGCGTCGTGTCCTCAGCCGTGTATCGCTACGTGGAGAACCGTGACGAGCTCCTCACGCTCCTGCTCATCGACGCGTACAACGAGCTGGGCGACCACGTGGACGCAGCCGTGGCGGCCGTGCCCGGCAGCGATTTCGCCGGACAGTTCCGGGCACTCGGCAACGCCGTCCGGTCCTGGGCGCTTCGCGAGCCGGCAAGCTACGCCCTGCTGTTCGGTAGTCCCGTCCCCGGCTACCAGGCGCCGGGCGAGCGCACCACCGTCCCCGGAACACGCGTCATCGTCCGCCTCGTGGGCATCTTTGACGCCGCATTCCGCGCCGGAGCCATGCGCGCAGACGTGAGTCCCGCCGTCGTGGTTCCTCCGGCCCTGGCCAAAGACCTGGCGGCCATCCGCGACGAGATGAACCTCGCAGCGCCCGACCCGTCCTTGGCGCGGGGTGTGCTGGCCTGGACGTCCGTGTTCGGTGCCGTTAGTTTCGAGGTTTTCGGGCAGTATGGCGCCGATACCTTTGCTGCCCGCGATGAGCTTTTCGAGCACCAACTGAGCGTTCTCCAGGGCGTCGTGGGGCTCTAA
- a CDS encoding NAD-dependent epimerase/dehydratase family protein: MYVVTGAGPVGYTIAEQLAELGHPVRVLTRSGSGPDHPLVEKMRVDASDPEQLKEAVAGSAAIFHCIHGSAYSAAAWAAELPRAEQVVMDAAATAGAVVVFPESLYSYSEPGQIMTESSPREASGGKRGIRTALLNARRAHAANTVSVVAGDFFGPRVKMAHAGERMVTPILAGKKLQFIGSASQPHSFTYVPDLAAAMIAASGKPELWNSVLHAPTGAAVTQREIAVAHAQAAGLTTPKVSAVPGWALRAAGLVSTDMRELAELLYQFERPFVMDSSESQRALGLQPTPLPEAAAATMAWWRGADQRGS, encoded by the coding sequence ATGTACGTCGTCACAGGAGCAGGACCCGTGGGCTACACCATCGCCGAACAACTCGCCGAACTGGGGCACCCGGTACGCGTACTGACGCGCTCCGGCAGCGGCCCGGACCACCCACTGGTGGAGAAGATGCGCGTCGATGCATCCGATCCTGAACAGCTCAAGGAAGCCGTCGCAGGATCAGCGGCTATCTTCCACTGCATCCACGGATCCGCGTACAGCGCTGCGGCTTGGGCCGCGGAACTCCCCCGGGCCGAACAAGTGGTGATGGACGCAGCCGCGACCGCGGGCGCCGTCGTCGTATTTCCCGAAAGCCTGTACTCGTACAGCGAGCCCGGGCAGATCATGACCGAATCGAGCCCCCGCGAAGCTTCGGGCGGAAAGCGTGGCATCCGGACGGCACTGTTGAATGCGCGGCGCGCGCATGCGGCCAACACCGTGAGCGTAGTGGCCGGCGACTTCTTTGGACCGCGCGTGAAGATGGCCCACGCCGGCGAGCGCATGGTCACGCCAATCCTGGCGGGCAAAAAGCTGCAGTTCATTGGTAGTGCCAGCCAGCCGCATTCCTTCACCTATGTACCGGATCTTGCTGCGGCCATGATCGCCGCCTCAGGGAAGCCCGAACTCTGGAACAGCGTGCTGCATGCACCCACCGGCGCGGCCGTGACTCAGCGGGAAATCGCGGTAGCGCATGCCCAAGCCGCAGGCCTGACGACACCAAAGGTGAGCGCTGTTCCCGGCTGGGCGCTGCGGGCCGCCGGACTGGTCTCGACCGATATGCGCGAATTGGCTGAGTTGCTGTACCAGTTTGAGCGCCCGTTCGTGATGGATTCCTCTGAGAGTCAACGAGCCCTGGGCCTCCAGCCGACTCCCCTGCCGGAGGCCGCTGCCGCGACCATGGCGTGGTGGCGCGGGGCGGACCAGCGCGGTTCTTAA
- a CDS encoding phosphatase PAP2 family protein encodes MFPHSTPHPLRFKPLPVPKHWLIIGLVLAAAVVVAGWAVQVVPGLTLAELAVDDDFSRHHTPELTGLALVLNVLFGPVAGALIVIAVSLYLAVIRRSPQNAALFSVTVASGWLTCQLFKVVTGRIRPDPALLFDPLVPEPVSNSFPSGHTSLAVALTLAAFLLVRETRWAKPVLWAGTVMAVVVAWSRVYIGAHYPLDVVASFPATIAAVLIMAGTWNRYAPAVMATIHSRATSPRSPK; translated from the coding sequence ATGTTTCCGCATTCCACGCCGCATCCGTTGCGCTTCAAGCCCCTGCCCGTACCCAAGCACTGGCTGATCATCGGGCTGGTACTTGCGGCCGCCGTAGTCGTGGCAGGGTGGGCTGTTCAGGTGGTGCCTGGCCTGACCTTGGCTGAACTGGCGGTGGACGATGACTTCAGCCGCCATCACACACCCGAGCTGACCGGGCTGGCCCTGGTGTTGAACGTCCTTTTCGGTCCAGTCGCCGGCGCGCTTATCGTGATCGCTGTCAGTTTGTATCTGGCAGTGATCCGACGCTCTCCGCAGAATGCAGCGCTCTTTTCCGTAACGGTGGCGTCTGGATGGCTGACGTGCCAATTGTTCAAGGTGGTTACCGGCCGGATCAGGCCCGATCCTGCCTTGCTGTTCGACCCCCTGGTGCCGGAGCCCGTGTCCAACAGCTTCCCCAGCGGCCACACGTCCTTGGCCGTCGCACTCACGCTGGCGGCGTTCCTTCTGGTTCGTGAAACACGGTGGGCCAAACCCGTCCTCTGGGCAGGGACGGTCATGGCCGTGGTGGTCGCTTGGTCCCGGGTGTACATCGGCGCCCACTACCCGTTGGACGTTGTTGCCTCGTTCCCGGCAACGATCGCGGCGGTCCTGATCATGGCCGGAACCTGGAACCGCTATGCACCAGCTGTCATGGCCACGATTCATTCCCGGGCTACGTCCCCACGCTCTCCCAAATGA
- a CDS encoding DedA family protein, giving the protein MEAFALVPALNPTELLPILDPASLLQGLGPATLGVVALMIFIESGVLFPFLPGDSLLFTAGLLHQQLNLTLPVLITVVTVAAIAGDQVGYLLGRRFGRRWFSDDARVLKTSHLAKAEDFFQRRGGPALILARFVPVVRTFAPLSAGIARYHYKSFALWNITGAILWASSVTLLGSWLGHFEIIAKNIDVIAVVMVLVSVLPWGIEYLKRRRARAAESSSAQE; this is encoded by the coding sequence ATGGAAGCCTTTGCCTTGGTGCCTGCACTGAACCCGACCGAGCTCCTCCCCATCCTGGACCCGGCCAGCCTTCTGCAGGGCTTGGGACCCGCGACCCTTGGGGTGGTGGCCCTGATGATCTTCATTGAATCAGGTGTTCTGTTCCCCTTCCTGCCCGGTGACTCCTTGCTCTTCACTGCCGGGCTCCTTCACCAGCAACTGAACCTGACACTTCCTGTGCTGATAACAGTGGTGACTGTGGCCGCCATCGCGGGTGATCAGGTGGGCTATCTGCTGGGGCGCCGCTTCGGACGCCGATGGTTCTCCGACGACGCCCGGGTCCTGAAAACGTCCCATCTGGCAAAGGCTGAAGACTTCTTCCAACGCCGGGGCGGGCCCGCGTTGATCCTTGCCCGTTTCGTGCCGGTGGTTCGCACCTTCGCGCCCCTCAGTGCAGGCATCGCCCGGTATCACTACAAGTCATTTGCCCTCTGGAACATCACTGGTGCGATCCTTTGGGCGAGCTCCGTTACGCTCCTAGGCTCTTGGTTGGGCCATTTCGAGATCATCGCAAAGAACATCGACGTCATTGCCGTGGTGATGGTGTTGGTGTCTGTGCTGCCGTGGGGCATCGAATACCTCAAACGCAGGCGTGCCCGCGCCGCGGAGTCCTCCTCCGCGCAAGAATAG
- a CDS encoding response regulator transcription factor — MATDSKLSVLLVEDDPALGPLIAELLEPDYQVHIAVDGHEGLSHALVGSWDAMVIDRGLPGLDGISLIAALRSKGIATPILILTAIGSVDEKVRGLDAGANDYMTKPFDAMELGARLRALTRSYHQAPRITVIGDWELDSTTRSIRSIHGFLASLTATESELLSVLAAEPDRVFTREELIVATDSQGDLPGVIDTHVHHLRRKVARSVIRTVHGVGYQIGEAHD, encoded by the coding sequence GTGGCCACTGACTCCAAGCTGTCCGTCCTGCTGGTGGAAGACGATCCTGCCCTGGGGCCCCTGATCGCGGAGCTCCTCGAGCCCGACTATCAGGTGCACATCGCCGTCGACGGCCATGAAGGCTTGAGCCACGCACTGGTGGGAAGCTGGGATGCCATGGTCATCGACCGGGGGCTTCCGGGCCTGGATGGCATCTCGTTGATCGCCGCGCTACGTTCCAAGGGGATCGCCACCCCCATCCTCATCCTCACCGCCATTGGTTCTGTGGACGAGAAGGTTCGGGGGCTCGACGCCGGCGCGAACGACTACATGACCAAGCCCTTCGACGCCATGGAATTGGGGGCACGCCTGAGGGCCTTGACCCGCAGCTACCACCAGGCACCCCGGATCACCGTCATCGGCGACTGGGAACTGGACTCCACCACCAGATCCATCCGCTCCATTCACGGGTTCCTTGCCTCGTTGACGGCGACCGAATCGGAGTTGCTGTCAGTCCTGGCCGCTGAACCGGACCGGGTGTTCACCAGGGAGGAGCTGATTGTCGCCACCGATAGCCAAGGTGACTTGCCCGGAGTCATTGACACCCATGTTCACCACCTTCGCCGAAAAGTCGCCAGATCGGTCATCCGGACTGTCCACGGGGTGGGTTACCAGATAGGCGAAGCCCATGACTGA
- a CDS encoding sensor histidine kinase, producing MTDQSMAPAQDQAILRKASLKIAVRISAVCALLVLCLLTAATMYLLSQSGNPEPAEPGAVYAYLDTKDLIKAMVIAGAAGILLAGGVGWLSARSAIRPLGDALILQRRFIQDASHEMRTPLAILDARIQVAQRSTAPESPAGRQLSRIRDDTAALTGIVNELLESATGTLQEPAATATNIPDVTQEVVDSLQQLATDRGITVHCSSTGHPRAMITPQRLHRAILGLAENALVHTPAGGHITVASTVAANQAVITVTDTGHGITGIDQDRIFDRFARTTDPRAAQQQRSFGIGLSLVRDIAVAAGGSADVAYTGPEGTCMRITLPLATN from the coding sequence ATGACTGATCAGTCCATGGCCCCGGCCCAGGATCAGGCAATCCTTCGCAAGGCCTCCCTGAAGATCGCGGTCCGAATCAGCGCAGTCTGCGCCCTGCTGGTCCTATGCCTCCTGACCGCGGCCACCATGTACCTGCTGAGCCAGTCCGGCAACCCGGAACCAGCCGAACCTGGGGCCGTCTATGCCTATCTCGACACCAAAGACCTGATCAAAGCCATGGTCATCGCCGGGGCAGCAGGCATCCTGCTGGCGGGCGGTGTGGGCTGGCTCAGCGCCCGCAGTGCCATCCGCCCCCTCGGCGACGCCCTGATCCTGCAACGACGCTTCATCCAGGACGCCAGCCATGAAATGCGGACGCCCTTGGCCATCCTTGATGCCCGGATCCAAGTGGCACAACGCAGCACCGCTCCGGAATCGCCTGCCGGCCGGCAACTGTCACGGATCCGGGATGACACAGCCGCCCTCACCGGAATCGTCAACGAACTCCTCGAATCCGCTACCGGCACCCTCCAGGAACCTGCCGCCACCGCAACGAATATCCCCGACGTCACCCAGGAGGTGGTGGACAGCCTCCAGCAATTGGCCACAGACCGGGGCATCACCGTGCATTGTTCGAGCACTGGCCACCCCCGGGCCATGATCACCCCGCAGCGACTTCACCGCGCCATCCTCGGTTTGGCCGAGAACGCACTCGTCCACACGCCAGCGGGCGGCCACATCACGGTTGCCAGCACCGTGGCCGCTAACCAGGCAGTCATCACCGTCACCGATACCGGCCACGGTATTACTGGTATTGACCAGGACCGGATCTTCGACCGTTTCGCCCGGACAACCGACCCCCGTGCCGCCCAACAGCAGCGTAGCTTCGGCATCGGATTATCGCTGGTCCGCGATATAGCCGTCGCCGCGGGCGGCTCCGCGGACGTCGCATACACCGGCCCGGAAGGCACCTGCATGCGGATTACGCTGCCCCTGGCAACGAACTGA
- a CDS encoding dihydrofolate reductase family protein — translation MGTLSVDLFLTLDGVYQAPGGPDEDTSDGFTFGGWQAAYSDEEAGAAIVAGIDRMDALLLGRRTYDIFAGYWPKQSDHIGDTLNALPKFVVSRTLTDPGWEGTTALTDVKEVAAVKERFNDVHVIGSGVLARSLLEADLVDRLNLYLYPLTFGTGKRLFPDGAGVPAAFRLAQPPQAFPNGAILLAYDRAGDPVTGIDISQS, via the coding sequence ATGGGCACTCTTTCTGTTGACCTTTTCCTCACCCTCGACGGCGTCTACCAAGCACCGGGTGGGCCCGACGAGGACACTTCCGACGGCTTCACGTTCGGCGGCTGGCAGGCTGCGTATTCAGACGAAGAAGCCGGCGCTGCGATCGTCGCCGGGATTGACCGCATGGACGCGCTCCTCCTGGGACGCAGGACCTACGACATCTTCGCGGGGTACTGGCCAAAGCAAAGCGACCACATAGGCGACACCTTGAACGCCCTGCCCAAGTTCGTCGTATCGCGGACCCTGACCGACCCCGGGTGGGAAGGAACGACGGCCCTGACGGATGTGAAGGAGGTGGCTGCGGTGAAGGAGCGGTTCAATGACGTCCACGTCATAGGCAGCGGCGTCCTGGCACGCTCGCTCCTCGAAGCCGACCTCGTGGACCGGCTCAACCTGTACCTGTACCCACTGACGTTCGGAACGGGTAAGCGATTGTTCCCGGACGGCGCCGGCGTGCCCGCAGCCTTCCGATTGGCCCAGCCACCCCAGGCATTCCCCAATGGCGCCATCCTGCTCGCCTACGACCGCGCCGGCGACCCCGTTACGGGCATTGATATCAGCCAGTCGTAG
- a CDS encoding methyltransferase family protein → MAQATSPARAWIGTIVFLFLAPGVVAGLIPWIISGWRWHDWGSAAGIVAISSWVVIGAGVAFLLHAFALFALHSGTPAPIAPTRTLVVTGAYRFVRNPMYLAVLAIILGQSLLFASWALVLYALLALAAVVAFVKGYEEPTLTRTYGEQYLDYRRNVPGWWPRLTPWRPTEV, encoded by the coding sequence ATGGCCCAGGCAACCTCGCCCGCACGTGCGTGGATCGGGACGATCGTCTTCCTCTTCCTAGCCCCCGGCGTGGTCGCGGGCCTCATCCCATGGATCATCTCCGGCTGGCGTTGGCACGACTGGGGCAGCGCCGCGGGGATCGTGGCGATATCCTCCTGGGTGGTGATCGGTGCCGGGGTGGCTTTCCTGCTGCATGCCTTCGCTCTGTTCGCCCTGCACAGCGGGACCCCTGCTCCGATCGCTCCGACGCGGACGCTCGTGGTGACGGGAGCGTACCGGTTCGTTCGGAACCCGATGTACCTCGCGGTCCTTGCAATCATCCTGGGCCAGTCCTTGTTGTTCGCCAGCTGGGCGTTGGTCCTCTATGCCCTGCTGGCGCTCGCGGCTGTGGTCGCCTTCGTGAAGGGCTACGAGGAACCAACCCTCACCAGGACATACGGTGAGCAGTACTTGGATTACCGGCGAAATGTCCCGGGATGGTGGCCCCGGCTCACCCCGTGGCGGCCAACGGAGGTGTGA
- a CDS encoding HAD-IC family P-type ATPase, whose amino-acid sequence MEKDLQRATVRQNVSSTQGLGAADVAERVAAGQTNAFVQDTSRSVWSIVRANVLTLFNGIILACFIVLFAIGRWQDALFGFSAIANAVIGSVQEYRAKRALDRLALLNAPHARVMREGSEAEIPLGDVVLDDTLVLRAGDQVPADAVVTGSRGLQVDESMLTGESDAVEKTSEDRVLSGSVVVAGEGTAVVDKVGADSFANSLAAEAKRFSLVASELRSSIDRVLKWVTWFVGPVALLVLNAQMIAQGGWAHASSSGAWLDAATATIASVVAMVPLGLVLMTSITFAVGAVKLARQQVLVQELPAVEGLARVDIICLDKTGTLTQGDIVFDAAHPLTVRAGWEAILAWYGVQNDANATARSLAGQFTIPPAEPPTDRVPFSSARKWSAVVFDQGMWILGGPEMVFPARNSTDPAQQQLAIKARDLAATGRRTLVLAHGTPTQDETVPADAVPVVLLTFKENIRSDAAETLSYFAAQDVDVRIISGDNPHTVAAIAREVGLQAPHGFDARELPEGDQEFLEAINNNVVFGRVTPDQKKRIVLALKSAGRTVAMTGDGVNDALAIKEADIGVAMNSGAAATKAVARLVLLDGKFSHLPSVVAEGRQVIANIERVSMLFLTKTAYATFLAIAFGILLLPFPFLPRQLSVTDGLTIGIPAFFLALLPNAQRYIPGFLRRSLTFAVPAGVAVTLGLASYARLAANMAIPEVEIRTGSTLILAIIGIWILVVLSRPVTRFKGLVIGAMMVGLVLVYSVRAARDFLQFTDPTLPTALLILGTSAACIGLIEIVRFVHRRVAYRDAQEALHHPSK is encoded by the coding sequence ATGGAGAAGGACCTTCAAAGGGCAACCGTCCGGCAGAACGTGTCATCGACGCAGGGGCTGGGCGCGGCAGACGTTGCCGAGAGGGTCGCCGCCGGACAAACCAACGCCTTTGTCCAGGACACCAGCCGCAGCGTGTGGAGCATCGTCCGCGCCAACGTTCTCACACTGTTCAACGGCATCATCCTTGCCTGCTTCATCGTCCTCTTCGCGATCGGTCGCTGGCAGGATGCCCTGTTCGGCTTCAGTGCCATCGCGAACGCAGTTATCGGCAGTGTCCAGGAATACCGGGCCAAGCGGGCCTTGGACCGCTTGGCACTGCTGAACGCACCACATGCACGGGTAATGCGCGAAGGTTCGGAAGCGGAAATCCCACTGGGTGATGTGGTTCTGGACGACACCCTTGTCCTCAGGGCCGGGGACCAGGTGCCGGCAGATGCGGTGGTCACGGGATCACGCGGCCTGCAGGTGGACGAATCCATGCTCACGGGTGAGTCCGATGCCGTGGAGAAGACGTCCGAAGACAGGGTCCTGTCCGGCTCCGTGGTGGTTGCCGGGGAGGGAACGGCCGTGGTGGACAAGGTTGGTGCTGATTCCTTCGCGAACTCGCTCGCCGCGGAAGCCAAGAGATTTTCGCTGGTGGCCTCGGAACTGCGCTCCTCCATCGATCGGGTCCTCAAGTGGGTGACGTGGTTCGTGGGCCCCGTGGCTTTGTTGGTCCTGAACGCACAGATGATTGCCCAGGGCGGGTGGGCCCATGCCTCCTCGAGTGGCGCCTGGCTGGACGCGGCCACCGCCACCATCGCGTCCGTCGTCGCGATGGTTCCTTTGGGGCTGGTGCTCATGACCAGCATTACGTTCGCCGTGGGGGCCGTGAAACTGGCCCGCCAGCAGGTCCTCGTCCAGGAGTTGCCCGCCGTCGAAGGCCTGGCGCGCGTGGACATCATCTGCCTGGACAAGACGGGTACCCTCACCCAAGGCGACATCGTTTTCGACGCCGCCCACCCACTGACAGTCCGGGCAGGGTGGGAAGCCATTCTGGCTTGGTATGGGGTGCAAAATGACGCCAATGCCACGGCCCGCAGCCTCGCCGGGCAGTTCACCATTCCACCCGCCGAACCACCAACGGACCGGGTTCCGTTCTCCTCGGCCCGCAAGTGGAGCGCCGTGGTGTTCGACCAGGGCATGTGGATCCTGGGCGGACCTGAGATGGTGTTCCCGGCCCGCAACTCCACCGACCCCGCCCAGCAGCAGCTCGCGATCAAGGCCCGGGACCTGGCCGCAACCGGCCGCCGGACACTGGTCCTGGCCCACGGAACTCCAACACAGGACGAGACCGTTCCCGCTGACGCTGTTCCCGTGGTGCTGCTGACCTTCAAGGAGAACATTCGCTCCGACGCTGCCGAAACGCTCTCCTACTTCGCCGCACAAGATGTGGATGTACGGATCATTTCAGGGGACAACCCGCACACAGTGGCCGCGATTGCGCGGGAGGTAGGGCTCCAGGCACCGCATGGTTTCGATGCCCGGGAACTGCCGGAAGGGGACCAGGAATTCCTGGAAGCCATCAACAACAACGTGGTGTTTGGCCGAGTGACGCCCGACCAGAAGAAGCGGATTGTCCTGGCCCTGAAGTCGGCCGGCCGTACCGTGGCGATGACCGGTGACGGGGTGAACGATGCCCTGGCCATCAAGGAGGCCGACATCGGCGTCGCCATGAATTCCGGCGCGGCGGCCACGAAGGCAGTGGCACGGCTGGTGCTCCTCGATGGGAAGTTCTCGCACTTGCCAAGCGTGGTGGCTGAAGGCAGGCAAGTGATCGCGAACATCGAACGGGTTTCCATGCTGTTCCTGACCAAGACCGCCTACGCCACCTTCCTGGCCATCGCGTTCGGCATCCTCCTGCTCCCGTTCCCTTTCCTCCCCCGGCAGCTCTCGGTCACCGACGGACTCACCATCGGCATCCCGGCCTTCTTCCTGGCGCTGTTGCCCAACGCCCAGCGCTACATTCCGGGTTTCCTCCGGCGGTCGCTGACCTTCGCCGTCCCGGCGGGAGTGGCCGTGACGCTGGGGCTTGCGTCCTATGCGCGCCTGGCCGCCAACATGGCCATCCCCGAAGTCGAGATCAGGACGGGGTCCACCCTCATCCTGGCCATCATCGGCATCTGGATCCTGGTGGTGCTATCACGGCCAGTGACCCGGTTCAAGGGACTGGTGATCGGCGCCATGATGGTGGGCCTGGTCCTGGTGTATTCCGTGCGCGCCGCGCGGGACTTCCTGCAGTTCACTGACCCCACGCTCCCTACTGCGCTACTCATCCTGGGAACGTCCGCGGCCTGTATCGGGCTGATCGAGATTGTCCGTTTCGTGCACCGCCGGGTGGCGTACCGGGACGCCCAGGAAGCCCTGCATCACCCCTCGAAGTAG
- a CDS encoding alkaline phosphatase D family protein: protein MENISRRSLISAGLGAGLVAGVSAAMPQAAVAVSTADDAGLRTYPFTLGIASGEPWPDGFVIWTRLAVNPVAEDGLGSMPSRNVAVSWEVAEDPAMRRVVARGVEHARIESAHSVHAEIKGLRPGREYFYRFRTGRHLSEVGRTLTSPAPGETPAALAMAFASCAQYEHGYFTPYRRLAEDHPDLVLHLGDYLYEYKKGGYVIGGGNPRDHEGPETVSLASYRQRHAQYKADADLQAAHAIAPWLVVWDDHEVDNNWADDVPENSDASQLNDTTEHFRQRRAAAFQAYYENMPLRPSSVPAGFDMKIYRTIQWGQLANFHMMDTRQYRDDQLAGDGWRKNVAERLDENRTITGAEQEKWLLDGFRSSTQRWDIIGQQVFFAERDRDKAPDIDDVSMDGWDGYAASRRRITQGWVDAKVRNAVVLTGDVHRHWATDLKVDYKDPAAAVVGSELVCSSITSTGDGTGSTTDATMAWNPHLKFYNDNRGYVNTRITKDAMTADFRVLDHVTTPGAPVRTKKSFTINDRVPGRS, encoded by the coding sequence ATGGAAAACATCTCCCGCAGGTCCCTCATCTCCGCCGGACTCGGCGCCGGTCTCGTCGCCGGTGTGTCAGCCGCGATGCCGCAGGCCGCTGTTGCGGTTTCAACAGCGGACGACGCCGGTCTCCGCACCTACCCGTTTACGCTCGGCATCGCGTCGGGCGAACCATGGCCCGACGGGTTCGTCATCTGGACACGCCTGGCAGTGAATCCCGTGGCCGAGGATGGCCTGGGCAGCATGCCTTCCCGCAACGTCGCCGTCTCCTGGGAAGTCGCAGAAGACCCCGCCATGCGCCGGGTGGTAGCCCGCGGCGTCGAGCATGCCAGGATCGAATCCGCCCATTCCGTGCACGCCGAGATTAAGGGCCTTAGGCCGGGCCGGGAGTACTTCTACCGTTTCCGTACCGGACGGCACCTGAGCGAAGTGGGCCGCACACTGACCAGCCCTGCGCCCGGAGAGACCCCAGCTGCGCTGGCCATGGCCTTCGCGAGCTGCGCCCAGTATGAGCACGGCTATTTCACCCCGTACAGGCGACTTGCCGAAGACCACCCTGACCTGGTGCTCCACCTTGGCGACTACCTCTACGAGTACAAGAAGGGCGGCTACGTGATCGGCGGCGGGAATCCCCGCGACCACGAAGGGCCCGAGACGGTCAGCCTGGCAAGCTACCGCCAGCGGCACGCCCAGTACAAGGCCGACGCCGACCTGCAGGCCGCGCACGCGATAGCCCCGTGGCTGGTGGTGTGGGATGACCACGAGGTGGACAACAACTGGGCTGACGACGTACCCGAGAACAGCGACGCCAGCCAACTCAACGACACCACCGAGCATTTCCGGCAACGTCGCGCGGCCGCGTTCCAGGCGTACTACGAGAACATGCCGCTTCGTCCGTCGTCGGTCCCGGCTGGGTTCGACATGAAGATCTACCGCACCATCCAGTGGGGCCAGCTGGCCAACTTCCACATGATGGACACCCGCCAGTACCGGGACGACCAGCTCGCCGGCGACGGTTGGCGGAAGAACGTGGCCGAACGTTTGGACGAGAACAGGACCATCACCGGCGCTGAGCAGGAAAAATGGCTCCTTGACGGCTTCAGGAGCTCCACCCAGCGGTGGGACATCATTGGCCAGCAGGTGTTCTTTGCCGAGCGCGACAGGGACAAGGCACCGGACATCGACGACGTCTCCATGGACGGCTGGGACGGTTACGCTGCGTCCCGCCGCCGCATCACCCAAGGTTGGGTAGACGCCAAGGTGCGCAACGCCGTCGTGCTCACCGGCGACGTCCACCGCCACTGGGCCACCGACCTCAAGGTGGACTACAAGGACCCGGCCGCAGCCGTTGTAGGGTCGGAACTGGTGTGCTCGTCCATCACTTCGACGGGCGACGGGACGGGGTCCACCACGGACGCCACCATGGCCTGGAATCCACACCTGAAGTTCTACAACGACAACCGCGGCTACGTGAACACGCGCATCACCAAGGACGCAATGACCGCGGACTTCCGGGTGCTTGACCACGTCACCACACCGGGCGCTCCCGTTAGGACCAAGAAGTCCTTCACGATCAACGACCGCGTCCCCGGCAGGAGCTGA